The following are encoded in a window of Rhizobium sp. WYJ-E13 genomic DNA:
- a CDS encoding DUF2235 domain-containing protein encodes MSKNIVILFDGTSNEITADRTNILRLFGTLKRSDEQIVYYDPGVGTLGAADAWSPFYRKSIEVWGLTTGWGLDENVKGAYRFLVENYDAGTPDDHGGHPDRDRICIFGFSRGAYTARVLAGFIHAFGLCSKYHLNLLDYAYRTYKGIPEQEQRADGGDPSSAFKSMRLYERMLRNDRPPIKLLGLFDTVASVIEKGKGRIQFKTHPFTRKNPSVEFVRHAMAIDERRTMFQPEVWTPDQDYRGNPFKPATAKQDFKEVWFAGVHGDIGGGYPEAESAQIKIPLDWMIRETGPAGLLYVSRTINNIVLGKSDKYYVELNAAAPLHDSMSAGWKLLEYIPRRVPENSWRKRGDRRGIYLPREDRRFIPDGANLHESVRVRMVTGYNPPNLPKNPVFVS; translated from the coding sequence ATGTCGAAGAATATCGTCATTCTGTTCGACGGCACGTCGAACGAGATAACTGCAGACCGCACCAATATTTTGCGTCTGTTCGGAACGCTGAAGCGCTCCGACGAACAGATCGTCTATTACGACCCCGGCGTCGGTACGCTGGGTGCGGCAGATGCCTGGTCGCCCTTCTACCGCAAGTCTATCGAGGTCTGGGGCCTTACCACTGGTTGGGGTCTCGATGAAAATGTCAAAGGTGCCTACCGCTTCCTCGTCGAAAATTACGATGCCGGCACGCCCGACGATCACGGAGGCCATCCCGACCGGGACCGCATCTGTATTTTCGGTTTCAGCCGCGGCGCCTACACGGCCCGCGTTCTCGCAGGTTTTATCCATGCCTTTGGGCTGTGCAGCAAATATCACCTGAACCTGCTCGATTACGCCTACAGAACCTATAAAGGCATTCCCGAACAGGAGCAGCGCGCCGATGGCGGAGATCCGTCATCGGCCTTCAAGAGCATGCGGCTCTATGAGCGCATGCTGCGCAACGACCGTCCGCCGATCAAACTGCTCGGCCTCTTCGATACCGTTGCTTCGGTCATCGAAAAGGGCAAAGGGCGCATTCAGTTCAAGACGCATCCTTTCACCCGAAAGAATCCCAGCGTCGAATTTGTGCGCCACGCAATGGCAATCGACGAGCGAAGAACCATGTTCCAGCCGGAAGTGTGGACGCCGGATCAGGACTATCGCGGCAATCCCTTCAAGCCCGCGACCGCAAAGCAGGATTTCAAGGAGGTCTGGTTTGCCGGTGTCCACGGCGATATCGGCGGCGGTTACCCGGAGGCTGAGAGCGCCCAGATCAAGATACCGCTTGACTGGATGATCCGCGAAACGGGGCCTGCAGGCCTGCTCTACGTTTCGCGTACAATCAACAACATCGTCCTTGGCAAGAGCGACAAGTACTATGTCGAACTCAATGCGGCCGCACCACTGCATGACTCAATGAGCGCAGGCTGGAAACTGCTCGAATATATTCCGCGGCGCGTGCCGGAAAACTCCTGGCGCAAGCGCGGCGACAGAAGGGGCATTTATCTGCCCCGCGAAGACAGGCGTTTCATCCCCGATGGCGCAAACCTGCATGAATCCGTGAGGGTGCGCATGGTGACCGGATATAATCCGCCGAACCTGCCGAAAAATCCGGTCTTCGTTTCCTGA
- a CDS encoding UdgX family uracil-DNA binding protein (This protein belongs to the uracil DNA glycosylase superfamily, members of which act in excision repair of DNA. However, it belongs more specifically to UdgX branch, whose founding member was found to bind uracil in DNA (where it does not belong), without cleaving it, appears to promote DNA repair by a pathway involving RecA, rather than base excision.), translating to MRRVVLEGRGDFEEWRKAARALAAAGILPDEIDWQEKSSEPGFAFQRDALPPDPPAGARPMSVPPAFMALAEVVICHSDAKRFSLLYSLLWRLLENRNLLDLASDEEVSRLRLMQKSVYRDAHKMTAFVRFKEVAAPAGERRKFIAWFEPDHYIVARKAPFFQRRFTDMDWLIATPKGSAAWDGERLTTSNVPCEKPDISDATDDLWRTYYASIFNPARLKVKAMQAEMPKKYWKNLPEADLIPGLIADAEAKVLAMAEREATMPLPYHNRIKEAAARVPAPEMAPAGTLNALREEAAVCCRCPLHARATQTIFGEGPHNAEIMVVAEQPGDQEDLAGRPFVGPAGKVFDEAIAQAGIDRSRLYVTNAVKHFKYAPRGKRRIHQKPNLGEVQQCRWWLKLELDLVKPRLIVAMGATAFYSLTGEKQKLGDVRGRPIAMEEGRLLFVTVHPSYLLRIPDEDRKAHELARFRQDMNQIKALAA from the coding sequence ATGCGCCGCGTCGTTCTGGAGGGCAGGGGGGATTTCGAGGAATGGCGCAAGGCTGCCCGCGCCCTTGCCGCGGCCGGAATTCTGCCTGACGAAATCGACTGGCAGGAAAAGAGCAGCGAGCCGGGCTTTGCTTTCCAGCGCGATGCCTTGCCGCCCGATCCTCCCGCCGGCGCCAGGCCGATGAGCGTTCCGCCGGCCTTCATGGCGTTGGCCGAGGTAGTGATCTGTCATAGCGATGCCAAGCGCTTTTCGCTGCTTTACAGTCTGCTCTGGCGGCTGCTGGAAAATCGGAATCTGCTGGATCTGGCATCCGACGAAGAGGTCTCGCGTCTTCGGCTGATGCAGAAGAGCGTGTATCGCGACGCTCACAAGATGACGGCCTTCGTGCGCTTCAAGGAAGTGGCGGCACCTGCCGGGGAGCGGCGGAAATTCATCGCCTGGTTTGAGCCGGATCACTACATCGTCGCGCGCAAGGCGCCCTTTTTCCAGCGCCGCTTCACCGACATGGACTGGCTGATCGCAACGCCGAAGGGATCGGCCGCCTGGGATGGCGAGCGGCTGACGACGAGCAACGTACCTTGCGAGAAGCCTGATATCAGCGATGCGACCGACGATCTCTGGCGCACTTATTATGCCAGCATCTTCAACCCAGCGCGGTTGAAGGTGAAGGCCATGCAGGCCGAGATGCCGAAAAAATACTGGAAGAACCTGCCGGAAGCCGATCTCATCCCCGGCCTGATAGCCGATGCGGAAGCCAAGGTGCTTGCCATGGCCGAGCGTGAGGCGACGATGCCGCTTCCCTACCACAACCGCATAAAGGAGGCAGCTGCCCGCGTGCCGGCTCCGGAAATGGCGCCGGCCGGAACGCTTAATGCATTGCGCGAGGAGGCCGCTGTCTGCTGCCGCTGTCCGCTGCATGCCAGGGCGACGCAGACCATCTTCGGCGAGGGACCGCATAATGCCGAGATCATGGTCGTCGCAGAGCAGCCGGGCGATCAGGAAGATCTTGCCGGTCGTCCCTTTGTCGGTCCGGCCGGAAAGGTTTTCGACGAGGCGATTGCGCAGGCTGGCATCGATCGATCGCGGCTTTATGTCACCAATGCCGTCAAGCACTTCAAGTACGCGCCGCGCGGTAAGCGCCGCATTCACCAGAAGCCCAATTTGGGGGAAGTGCAGCAATGCCGCTGGTGGCTGAAGCTTGAACTCGATCTCGTCAAGCCGAGGCTGATCGTGGCGATGGGTGCGACCGCCTTCTATTCGCTCACCGGGGAGAAGCAGAAGCTGGGGGATGTCCGCGGTCGGCCGATCGCCATGGAGGAGGGACGCCTGCTTTTTGTGACGGTGCATCCTTCCTATCTGCTGCGAATCCCGGACGAAGACAGGAAGGCGCATGAGCTTGCTCGTTTCCGGCAAGACATGAATCAGATCAAGGCTCTGGCTGCCTGA
- a CDS encoding putative DNA modification/repair radical SAM protein has translation MKKSLKERLAILSDAAKYDASCASSGTVKRDSSASGGLGSTEGSGICHAYAPDGRCISLLKILLTNFCIYDCAYCINRSSSNVERARFTPEEVVWLTLEFYRRNYIEGLFLSSGIIRSSDHTMEEMVRIVRELRATHHFRGYIHLKSIPEASPHLIEEAGLYADRLSLNIELPTDSGISRFAPEKKPASIRRSMGDLRLKIEAAEEPTLQTKRRKRFVPAGQSTQMIVGADGANDATILSTSGQLYSSYGLKRVYYSAFSPIPDSSKNLPLIKPPLMREHRLYQADWLYRFYGFGIDEITSAQQGGMLDLNLDPKLAWALGHRENFPVDINRADREKLLRVPGLGTKTVKAILTERRQRRLRLEDLPRLGVSLRKVQAFITAEGWTPRRLVDRPDLRAMFEPQPEQLSLL, from the coding sequence ATGAAGAAGTCGCTTAAAGAACGGTTGGCGATCCTATCCGATGCCGCCAAATATGATGCATCCTGCGCCTCCAGCGGCACGGTCAAACGGGATTCGTCTGCCTCCGGTGGGCTCGGCTCGACCGAAGGCTCAGGCATCTGCCATGCTTATGCGCCGGATGGACGATGCATTTCGCTGCTCAAAATCCTGCTCACCAATTTCTGCATCTACGATTGCGCCTATTGCATCAACCGCTCGTCCAGCAATGTCGAGCGCGCCCGCTTCACGCCGGAGGAAGTCGTCTGGCTGACGCTGGAATTCTATCGGCGCAACTATATCGAGGGCCTGTTCCTCTCCTCGGGCATTATCCGCTCTTCCGACCATACGATGGAGGAGATGGTACGCATCGTGCGCGAACTGCGCGCCACGCATCATTTTCGCGGCTATATCCACCTGAAATCCATTCCGGAGGCGTCTCCACATCTGATCGAGGAGGCGGGACTCTATGCCGATCGCCTGTCGCTCAATATCGAGCTGCCGACCGATAGCGGCATCAGCCGTTTTGCGCCGGAGAAAAAGCCCGCCAGCATCCGCCGCTCGATGGGCGATCTCAGGCTGAAGATCGAAGCGGCAGAAGAGCCGACGCTGCAGACCAAGCGGCGCAAGCGCTTCGTGCCGGCCGGCCAGAGCACGCAGATGATCGTCGGCGCTGACGGCGCCAATGATGCGACCATCCTGTCGACCAGCGGTCAGCTTTACAGCAGCTATGGTCTCAAACGTGTCTATTATTCAGCCTTCAGCCCGATCCCTGACAGTTCGAAAAACCTGCCGCTCATCAAGCCGCCGCTGATGCGCGAGCATCGGCTCTATCAGGCGGATTGGCTCTATCGCTTTTATGGTTTCGGCATCGACGAGATTACCTCGGCGCAGCAGGGCGGCATGCTGGATCTTAATCTCGATCCCAAGCTTGCCTGGGCGCTCGGCCATCGCGAAAACTTCCCTGTCGATATCAATCGCGCCGATCGCGAGAAGCTCCTGCGCGTACCGGGGCTCGGTACCAAAACGGTGAAGGCTATCCTAACTGAGAGGCGGCAGCGCCGGTTGCGGCTTGAGGATCTGCCGCGGCTTGGTGTCTCCCTTCGCAAGGTGCAGGCCTTCATCACTGCCGAGGGCTGGACGCCGCGTCGCCTTGTCGATCGGCCGGATCTGCGCGCCATGTTCGAACCGCAACCCGAACAATTGTCGCTGCTATGA
- the greA gene encoding transcription elongation factor GreA: MVDKVPMTQGGFVKLQEELRWRQQEERPRIIEAIAEARAHGDLSENAEYHAAKEAQSHNEGRITELEDLTARAEIIDLSKMSGDKIKFGAKVKLIDEDTEEEKTYQIVGDQEADVKQGRISISSPIARALIGKEVGDSIEVNAPGGSKAYEILSVSWG; this comes from the coding sequence ATGGTTGATAAGGTACCGATGACACAGGGTGGTTTCGTCAAGTTGCAGGAAGAACTGCGCTGGCGTCAGCAGGAGGAGCGCCCGCGAATCATCGAGGCAATTGCGGAAGCGCGCGCCCATGGCGACCTCTCCGAAAATGCCGAGTACCATGCTGCCAAGGAAGCGCAGAGCCACAATGAAGGCCGCATTACCGAGCTCGAAGACCTGACGGCGCGTGCCGAAATCATCGACCTCTCCAAGATGTCGGGCGACAAGATCAAGTTCGGCGCCAAGGTGAAGCTCATCGACGAGGACACCGAAGAGGAAAAGACCTACCAGATCGTCGGCGATCAGGAAGCCGACGTGAAGCAGGGCCGCATCTCCATCTCCTCCCCGATCGCCCGCGCGCTGATCGGCAAGGAAGTCGGCGATTCCATCGAAGTCAATGCGCCCGGCGGTTCGAAAGCCTACGAAATCCTTTCCGTTTCCTGGGGCTGA
- a CDS encoding glycosyltransferase family 4 protein produces the protein MPDISDVEIIAPNLKRRLSGVTSTIVQLIPCQIRLGIRIAALGPGLPPELPRLKWPQLAGLWRPPAGRRRRIWHARRNNEMAAGILMRHVLRVPLKLVFTSAAQRHHTSYTRWLIRRMDAVIATSSRSGSFLKVPHTVIQHGIDLTLFHPPEGPDDTITATGLPGRYLVGCFGRVRHQKGTDLFVQAMIALLPQHPDWTAVISGRVTPEHTAFADKLKADIAAAGLTDRIVFIGEVPDIKVWYRRLTLYIAPSRNEGFGLTPLEAMASKTAVVASDAGAYAEMIVPGENGIIVPPGDGEALTAAIVTYLTDPALAIAQGETALRHVRENFALEKEATAINRIYQQLLGA, from the coding sequence GTGCCGGATATCAGCGACGTCGAGATCATCGCGCCCAACCTGAAACGCCGGCTCTCCGGCGTCACGTCGACAATCGTCCAGCTCATCCCCTGCCAGATCCGGCTGGGGATCAGGATCGCCGCACTCGGCCCCGGCCTGCCGCCGGAACTTCCCCGTTTGAAATGGCCGCAGCTTGCCGGCCTCTGGCGTCCGCCGGCCGGCCGGCGCCGCCGCATCTGGCACGCGCGCCGCAACAATGAGATGGCGGCAGGCATCCTCATGCGCCACGTGCTGCGCGTGCCGCTGAAGCTCGTCTTCACCTCGGCCGCCCAACGCCACCATACTTCCTATACGCGTTGGCTGATCCGCCGAATGGATGCGGTGATCGCCACCAGCAGCCGTTCCGGCTCCTTCCTCAAGGTGCCGCACACGGTCATCCAGCACGGCATCGATCTTACCCTCTTCCACCCGCCTGAAGGGCCTGACGATACGATCACTGCCACCGGCCTGCCCGGCCGCTACCTTGTCGGCTGCTTCGGCCGCGTGCGCCATCAGAAGGGCACCGACCTTTTCGTCCAGGCGATGATCGCACTCCTGCCGCAGCATCCGGACTGGACGGCCGTCATTTCCGGCCGCGTCACGCCGGAGCACACGGCATTCGCCGACAAGCTGAAGGCCGATATCGCCGCAGCCGGTCTGACTGACCGCATCGTCTTCATCGGCGAGGTGCCAGATATCAAGGTCTGGTATCGCCGCTTGACGCTTTACATCGCCCCCTCCCGCAATGAAGGCTTCGGCCTGACACCGCTGGAGGCGATGGCTTCGAAAACGGCAGTCGTGGCATCTGACGCCGGTGCCTATGCCGAAATGATCGTGCCCGGCGAAAACGGCATCATCGTGCCCCCCGGCGATGGCGAGGCGCTGACGGCAGCCATCGTCACCTATCTTACCGATCCTGCGCTCGCCATCGCACAGGGCGAGACGGCTCTCCGGCACGTGCGGGAAAATTTCGCACTGGAAAAGGAAGCGACGGCGATCAACCGGATTTACCAGCAACTTCTCGGCGCGTAA